The sequence below is a genomic window from Setaria italica strain Yugu1 chromosome IV, Setaria_italica_v2.0, whole genome shotgun sequence.
CCCATGACCATTGTTCGTTGACGGGTCCAAAAAATTAGAGCATGCAACTGACAAATTATGCcatcttttatttcttcattGTGTTTCAGGTGGCAAAAATCAGGAGCTTAACCAGGGCGTTCCCGAGGGGTTCCAACAGAACAGGACCGAAGAACAAGACTTACCACCTTCCGAACCACTACATGATAGTATTGCTTATCACAACGTAATTCACTACCCCTGACTACATGTTCACTTATGGTTCTAAAAAAAAACCACTCACTTACTGTCCCAATTGTTATCTACCATACCTCACCCCCTCCCTTCAGGATAATGCTGACCTTCAGGATAATACTCAGGTTTCAAATGCATTGTTCAGTAACAACACTACTATTTTAGCATCAACCGTGGCATCTTATAAACACATATTTAATTCTTCATATCCAGGTTCACACAGATATGACGATTGATCACATCGTGCCTCATGTTCTGCCTAAAGTTGACTCTGTTGCAACTTCGCCAAATGGCAGTATGCATTCTTCTCAAATATTTTCATCATCTTTTTCTCATGCTACTTATTACTACATCTATTACTACATCACTTGTAGACACCCACAATATTATTGTCCAAGCCACCCCCCACCTGGATTCCCTAGTACATGCATCTACTACCTTTACTCTCCACCCCACACCTGGATTTTTTAAAAGTAGATCTTTTTTTTGATGCATCAACCTTACAGTAAATTAATTGTTCTTATAGTAAATTACCAGGCTCCCACTTACTAGACAAACACACTTCTTCGTTCTACTACACTTCCTTACTGGTGCCTCAATCATGCATTACAATTACTAGTGAATTATTTACTACTTCCTGCAAAATAAAATGTGGTAACCTAATCATGTAGTATACTGTTATACTGGAAAAGATTTATTACCAAACATATTTGTTACAGACAGAATATTAGTGTACAAAAAAAGATTTTCTTTTCTAAACAGCAGGTTTGGATCTACTACGCTACTGGTGTTACTGAACAAATGGGCAGGAATTTTGCTGCTTGTTCTAGGGAAAGCACCAAGTCAAAAAAATGCAAACCTGTAGTTGTTTGTGTTACTGTAGCTTCGAATGGTACACTATGTTGCCAATTAACCATACAATTTATTAGATGACAATGTGGTACACTATTTTCACACTGCATTCACCATGTGCTAACTTACATTTACTTACCAGGACATACTATTGCTTAGATCACTTACATTTACTTACCAGGACATAGTCTGCAAGTTTTTACAGATATATTATGCAAAATCTTGACACATATTATGTTGTGCAAATTTACCATGCAAAGCCTTGACAGATAAATCATGTTGCAGGAATCGagaccatggcagatgatgcaCTTGGCCCTATTCTTTTACAGCATTGCACACAAGATGACATCATCCATCGTCCAGCCATTGCTCCAAGGCCACAGCGGCTTTCAAAACGACCAGCCAAGTATGTGTCCCCTTTTAAAGGCGATCCACAAAGAGCAAAAGCTCCACAGTTAATAGCAAATGCTGTGAGGAAAAAGTTCCACACTGACATGAAGTGCAAAAGGTACTTTTTTCAACCTACTCTCGAAGTGGTAATGCTGAATGCACACACTTATGAATCATTTCTTTGCATACCAGTGATAGTTTCATTCGCACCGGCTTGAGAGAATTCACTGGATCAGATATATCAGAGTCTTTCCTTGATGGAGAGATGCTTTCCACCCAATTTATGTCATACTTCGTTGCCTGCATGAGCTATGATGAATGCCACATGGCTGATAGTGGTGGGTACAGGGTCTTCCTATCTCAAGAGCTTGGGTTGAGCACCTACCTATGCCATTCACTACACAATAACAAAATTTTTTACACCCTCTAATGCCATTCTATTACACATCCAGGAATATGTCAATattgaggaagatgaagatttCTCGCAGTGGGAATCACATCAGGCACTAGCTGTCTTATAGCGAGATATTGGAGATCTTGACCCAACCAAAGTGAAACTAGTTAGTACTATATACTCCTGACTACCTCATGAATTTACTTTAAAAAAATGCTGTCTTATTGTGAGGATTACGAACTTGCAGTTTTCTCACTTAAATTTACTTCTGTCATCTCAGTGGCTCTTGCCGGTTATGGAGGAGGGGCACTATAGCATCTACTGCATCAACTTCATACACGAGTGTATTGATGTACTTGATTCCAGTCCAGATGACCACACAGATTACCACCAAGTCCTGGGTGACCGAATTATTCGACGCCTTAATCTCTTGTTCCAGTTAACAACAAAATTTGAAATGAAGCAATTTACTAGATTCAAACACCCTATCATTGACGTGTGTATGCATACGGACGACAATGACTGTGGTGGATTCTTTGCCATCAAATTCATGGAGCTGTGGAATGGTGACTCTTTCCATGTTCCAATCCTCACAATAAGCCTAAATTTTTTACCGACACTCAATGTTTCTAAATTTTACTCCATCTACAATAGTCCTGATTACCATTTCACTACGCAATGCAGAAAAACATTCGGCAGTATAGGTCTTAGTTCCTCTTCTACAGCCTCTATCACAGAATCAACGAGATCAAGAAGCTCCCTACTGGTCTAGAAGCACATAGGCTTCGCATGTGATCCTCGTGCCTGTTGTTTATTAGATGGAATAAATAAACAAGTTCACTAGCAAACACGTTTACTTCATCTTCATTTTCGACAAAATCCAGACATTCTGTGTATTCGTTCGCATATCATGGTTtataaataattttaattttgttctttacaaatttaaatttttactTCTATTTCAGTCATACTAAATAATTTCAAAATTCCATTGTTGGACAAATTACACGTGCGCTCTGATGTCCCATATTAGTAGTACTGTAATTCTATTTTTCCAAGTGTACTTTTTACAAGTTCTGAAAGAATATGATGCGAGAGCAGTAATTCTCTTTTTCAAGTGTACTTTTAACACGTGCATGATATGGTATGCGGGAGCAACAATTTTTTGCTTCCACTGTTTTACCATGTGCTCTCTCTACATGGCCTCTATTTTACAGAAAAATACATGTCCATCagtaaacatcatatattaggACTCGGAACATCAGAAAAATACAACTCCGAACATCAGATCCTATGCAGAAAAAAACATCAGATATTAGGACTACAGAAAAAAACAACACATATCAGTAATCTCTTCATTCTTTCATATTGTTCTTTCGGAACAGTTAGTAAATATGCTCACCATAGCTCCAATGAATAAGGCATGGAACCCAGGTGGCATAACTGCAGAACACAAGGATTGGGTAAGTTGTGCCATCAGTAAAAATATTACGTGTTATGCATACATGGAATTCAAATAATCTCTTAATCAATTTGATTATATTTATCAATTGCCTCGTAAATCAAGCTAATTAATTGATCAGTAACTTTTATTTTCAGCCCTGGAGGCAAAATACTAGGGACTCTTAAGCATCAGTTAAGCAAGAAAaacatattggattggaaaacAGAACTACCAAGGCCTGAATTTTGGAGCACAAGCCACTGGTCAACCTGTTACTACTGACTATCAGCACCGGCCTGGAGATTAATGCAGAGAAATATGCAGTACCGCACTCAGTGCAAACTTGAAAGCACAGAAACTATGATTAACTGTCCAGCCTTTCTAACCTTTCCTCCTTTGCTTCCACGTATCAAGGTCAGCAGGCATAAGACCCTTCCCCATAATTGGTTTTACAATTTCAGCGAGAACTCCCAGATTTCAGATTTCAAGtacagaaaaaataaatatcctGTTCAAAGTGGTGAGGATGCAACAATATAAGCAGTTCAATCAGTAATCCATTCAGTAATGAAAGTGGTGAGAATCCGATAAAATAAGCAGTTTACAAGCCAAGGAGCCATCTAAATCAAATACTGAAGATGAGAATGCAAATAAATATAAGGAGTTCAAGCAGTAATCCATTCAATAAACATCCATTCAATAAACAGCTCATGCTACATCATTAAATTCATCCTCCAGTTGCCTTTTTGTGGGTGGTCTCCCCCTCTTCCGTCCCATCTTACCCCGCAAACTACCACTTCCACCTCGTTTCTTGTAGACGTTATCCGGGTTCACATCACACCCCATACTATAATGTTCTAAAGATCCGCAATACCCACATGTCCATTGCCCATGTGCCTTACTGGAACTTGCATGGTCATTAACAACTTGTTTCCCTCCATGATTCCTCCCCTTTGTTCTTGCCTCCCTTGGTGCACACTCTAAAATTTGGACTGCACCTTCAACTGGTGGAGCAAGAGGTTCATCTATACTTTCAATGTGCACATCTTGTTCAGCCCAACTTGCCGCTGGTTCACATCCAACCTCCGGGATCACATCACTCTGTTCTTCTGTATCACCCCCCCACTTGTGATGCTCCAGTACCTCTTGCAATACTTTCACCCCACTCAACTAATGCAGACAACTGCTCACAGCCTTTCTCGAAACCAAGACTTGTTTTGCAGCATGCCCTCACGGCGGCCATCGCAATTTCTACTAGCTTCTTTGTCTTGTACTGATCGCTCTTGCACACTGGTCCCGAAGTCACAATGTCGTGCCTGTCCCACGTTACCATCGTTCTTGCACCCCTTGTGTATCTCTTCATTATGTACTCTGCAGGTATATTGTCAATCTGAAGGTACGTGAAGACTTTAATAAGATGCGCGCAAAACAAGCCTGTAACAATTAAATTTCACCAGAATCAGTGTTTCTTTTCACCAAACCACAGTGTACTTGCAAATGCTAAACAAAAACCTTTTCAAATACCATCTCTTACCTGTATGCTCCCATGTCTTGCACTCGCATGTATATCTGCCTGATCGTACATCAGCCTCCACTCTAAAAGAATGTTGAAACCAAGCATATTGCCATGACTGATCTGTGTGCGTCACCATGTAAACATCAACCTCGTTAGGATGAGCTTCAATACGGAATGCAATACTATAAATATAAGTTTCcctatattttttatatacagCTCGTGTATAGACCCTGCTAAGATGGCCATCAAAGGGCTGCAACGTCAACCGCAAGTTACCAGCCTGTTTCGTGCACAACCAAATAAAACATTACTCCCTAGTAAACGATATCTTAAAACTCTTTCATAAACAACAATCCACTGTCATGATTACCTGAGACCAATGGAGTTCCCCGCCACTGAGTGATTTGTGTGTTGAATGAAGTTCAACATCCTACGTGCaaatttactcatgcatgtcAAAGGTCCTGTGAAGCCACTACCCTTGATCATCTTGTTTACGCTTTCACTTCTTTGTGTAGAGGTCATCCGGCCACAGTACAAGGGTTTCAAATATGCAACAACCCACAATTTCCTACTCTCCCAAAGCCCCTGAATAGCATCATCCTCCCGAATGTCATAATCATCGACCAACTCATTCCAGGCAGACTCAAACTCTATAGGCGTAAGTGGGTGATTGATTACGGTGAGGAGCTTTATCTTCAGACCATCATGAATCTTGTACAATTTTTTCAGTTCTGCTTGATACTTCTTCAGCATGTGCCAACAGCACAACCTGTGTTGTGTTTGTCTGAACACCTCCTTGATCGCTGCCGCCATTGAACTATCCTGATCTGTACCAAAGTAATGGTGACAAAGTTACCAAATAATTTACACAATGTATCACTCAAGCCATTCATGTATAAACATTCCTTACCTGTAAGTATACACCGCGGGTCCCGACTTCCAGACATACAGTTTTTGAATGCCCCAAACAACCACTCAAATGTGTTAGCTTTCTCATCCTGCAATAGTGCTTGCCCGAAAATGACGTTTTGCAATTGATGGTTTGACCCAACAAACATGGCTAAAGGCATGCTATACATGTTTGTCTTGCATGTGGTGTCAAATGTAACCACATCTCCAAAATCTCTATATTCTGCACGCTGGCTTGCATGACTCCAGAACATGTTCTTTATCACATTTTCACTATCTACCTGCAGCTCGTAGTAGAAATACTCATTCTTGGCCTTCATCGCCCTGAAGAACTCAAGCAGTTTTGGTATGTCATTTTCACTCTCCTCCCTGGCAGTTGCAGCTTTCTTGGAACCATGAACACATACATCACAAGAATTACAATGATTTCCATGTACTCAACCATAACATCAACACTAGTAAATTTGAAGACATTACCTATTTCTCAAGTCCATTTCAATGAATGTGAAGTTTTGCTGACCACCATATAATTCTGACACCACATTTACTGTAGTGTTGTGGGAAGCATCACACCTATGCATCTGATCA
It includes:
- the LOC101775803 gene encoding protein FAR1-RELATED SEQUENCE 5; translation: MKAKNEYFYYELQVDSENVIKNMFWSHASQRAEYRDFGDVVTFDTTCKTNMYSMPLAMFVGSNHQLQNVIFGQALLQDEKANTFEWLFGAFKNCMSGSRDPRCILTDQDSSMAAAIKEVFRQTQHRLCCWHMLKKYQAELKKLYKIHDGLKIKLLTVINHPLTPIEFESAWNELVDDYDIREDDAIQGLWESRKLWVVAYLKPLYCGRMTSTQRSESVNKMIKGSGFTGPLTCMSKFARRMLNFIQHTNHSVAGNSIGLRLVTCG